The Croceicoccus marinus genome contains a region encoding:
- a CDS encoding response regulator gives MPSEAPARDRILVVDDTPDSLSLLVDTLEQEGMTALVATSGEAALELLDHDTPDLILMDAVMPGMDGFEATRRIKRDPAFAYVPVIFMTGLTEPEHAIAALENGGIDYIRKPIVIEELLARIRVHLANARNAHRSRLALDGAGRHLVAVDRGGRVTWCTPQAGRLLSRIEPGWNEDARQLPERLVYPMQRIAQQALLPGHSIRVEFPDFDIDLAAVESEREGDTLIRLTEVREGAEIALLQNRIGLTQREAEVLLWVSYGKSNRSVSEILGISPRTVNKHLQQIFTKLGVETRAAATALAVRIISG, from the coding sequence ATGCCGTCTGAAGCGCCAGCCAGGGACCGTATCCTCGTCGTCGACGACACGCCGGACTCGTTGAGCCTGCTGGTCGACACGCTTGAGCAGGAAGGCATGACCGCCCTTGTCGCGACAAGCGGGGAAGCGGCGCTGGAACTGCTGGATCACGACACGCCCGACCTGATCCTGATGGATGCGGTGATGCCGGGGATGGACGGGTTCGAGGCGACGCGCCGGATCAAGCGCGATCCCGCCTTTGCCTATGTGCCCGTCATCTTCATGACCGGCCTGACCGAACCGGAGCATGCCATCGCGGCGCTGGAAAACGGCGGGATCGACTATATTCGGAAGCCGATCGTGATCGAAGAGCTGCTTGCGCGTATCCGCGTGCATCTCGCCAATGCGCGCAACGCGCATCGCTCACGCCTGGCGCTGGACGGCGCGGGTCGGCATCTCGTCGCGGTCGATCGCGGCGGCCGGGTGACCTGGTGCACGCCGCAGGCCGGCAGGCTGCTGTCCCGCATCGAGCCCGGCTGGAACGAGGACGCGCGGCAGTTGCCGGAAAGACTGGTCTATCCGATGCAGCGGATCGCGCAGCAGGCGCTGCTTCCGGGCCATTCGATCCGCGTCGAATTTCCCGACTTCGACATCGATCTCGCCGCGGTGGAAAGCGAGCGCGAAGGCGACACGCTAATCCGTTTGACCGAAGTTCGCGAAGGCGCGGAGATCGCCTTGCTTCAGAACCGCATCGGCCTGACCCAGCGCGAGGCCGAGGTGCTGCTGTGGGTCAGCTATGGCAAGTCCAACCGCTCGGTCAGCGAGATCCTGGGCATCAGTCCGCGCACGGTGAACAAGCACCTGCAGCAGATCTTCACCAAGCTGGGGGTCGAGACGCGAGCCGCCGCAACCGCCCTTGCGGTCAGGATCATCTCGGGATGA
- a CDS encoding sterol desaturase family protein, which translates to MNGTRVGNRIIGADAPVTVGWENIPKVEGGPVKRFVFTWFQPTMLLALVAFWYYAPNSIATASTAIGIGIGFKILLLSLEWVNPRHDSWRLTWKELATDLFYVGIGYTVINMIESFIGAGVVIGFVQDSFAWEKFNWFMAMPLLLQAIMISMIFDFGQYWMHRGMHNWYPLWLTHAPHHYITQLNINKGAVGNPIELFLIGLGIGGFFDFLPRAFLLAGTLGLTVSIYQHINVRFNTPRWWRFLFNTTEHHSVHHSQDYEASRSNYSATWIIFDRMFGTCVDGEAELLGMEGGRPMSIRETMVYPFTEAWKSMKARAGRSEQPAEEPTAVPAE; encoded by the coding sequence ATGAACGGAACTCGCGTAGGTAACAGGATCATCGGCGCTGATGCGCCGGTCACCGTCGGTTGGGAAAACATTCCCAAGGTCGAAGGCGGCCCGGTCAAGCGCTTTGTCTTCACCTGGTTCCAGCCCACCATGCTGCTAGCACTGGTGGCATTCTGGTATTACGCGCCCAATTCGATCGCGACGGCATCCACCGCGATCGGCATCGGCATCGGGTTCAAGATCCTGCTGCTGTCGCTGGAATGGGTTAACCCGCGCCATGACAGCTGGCGGCTGACCTGGAAGGAACTGGCCACCGACCTGTTCTATGTCGGCATCGGTTATACCGTGATCAACATGATCGAAAGCTTCATCGGCGCCGGTGTCGTCATCGGCTTCGTCCAGGATTCGTTCGCGTGGGAGAAGTTCAACTGGTTCATGGCCATGCCGCTGCTGCTGCAGGCGATCATGATCTCGATGATCTTCGACTTCGGCCAGTACTGGATGCATCGCGGGATGCATAACTGGTACCCGCTGTGGCTGACCCATGCGCCGCATCACTACATCACCCAGCTCAACATCAACAAGGGCGCGGTCGGCAATCCGATCGAGCTGTTCCTGATCGGCCTGGGCATCGGCGGCTTCTTCGATTTCCTGCCGCGTGCTTTCCTGCTGGCGGGCACGCTGGGCCTGACGGTGTCGATCTATCAGCACATCAACGTGCGCTTCAACACCCCGCGCTGGTGGCGCTTCCTGTTCAACACGACCGAGCATCACAGCGTCCACCACTCGCAGGATTACGAGGCGAGCCGCAGCAATTATTCGGCGACCTGGATCATCTTCGACCGCATGTTCGGCACCTGCGTTGATGGCGAGGCGGAACTGCTGGGCATGGAAGGCGGCCGCCCGATGTCGATCCGCGAGACGATGGTGTATCCTTTCACCGAGGCGTGGAAATCGATGAAGGCGCGCGCCGGCCGCTCGGAGCAGCCGGCGGAAGAGCCAACCGCCGTCCCGGCCGAGTGA